The genome window gggggggccctcTCTGGCTTCTTTGTATTTCTTTAAACCAGTCACAATTGTCTTCAGCGGCGCTGAAGCCAGGATGCAGTGACGGGGACTTGGAGAACGGTGACATGCAGATGgcggaaggagaaggagaatgcCGACTGAAGTCGTCGGCCAACGGCAGGCTTATGCCCACAGCCTACTGCCTGTGAGTTGGACTAACTCCACCCATTGGTGACTCCCCACAGGTTGCCAAACACTGAAAGCCCCCAGAGAAAGAAACAATGTGTGGCGCTGGAGACCTTGTGAGGAACATATGACCACACCACATCCCAAAGAACAAAGTAGAGCCGTGGAGAAAATTCACTTTCCAgtctccaaaaacaaaaaaaaaaagaaaaagaaaagaaaagggaaaaaaagcacaATGTACTCTAATTTTGGGGAGATGGTGTGCAGTTACGGCAGAGAAGGATGAAGATGGAGGTGAGGTGGGGCGTGGATGAGAGGGAGATGAATCAGCAAAAGAAAACATTttctcagtgttggttttggatgTAATTGTTGGAGGGGAAAAACCCACAGATAAAAGCATAGCCGGCTTGTTCCTCCACTTGTGGTTATTACACTATACAAGACTGCTGGCAAACCATCAGCCCGCCATGTCCACAAGTTGTCttttacattgctgaaaaacCCCCATTAAACTTAAGCCTGATGAAAAATATATGACAGAGAACTGTGGAAAAAGTCACTCTCTTTCTTAAAACTAAACACTTATAAACAAATTTGATTCCCACAGCAGCAAATGGACCCATGCCTCCTGCAAAAGTGGCCTTGCAGAAGACATTTGTGACCCTTCCCTGCAAACATGCTGTACGAGAGGCCATGCTGGATAAACCAAAAGCCCACAACGTAAATGgcaacgcacgcgcacacacccgACATGCGATGTAGGCGTTAGCATGGCCTTAAGGTTGCTAGCTTGTCCCATAGTATGATGTCATATGTGACACAATGCTGTCGCTGGTATGGACGCTGTCGCCGGCACTCGGTATTGCTGCAATGTGTGAAACTCAACACTGCATTGTGTATTCAAAGAGACTCAGCGAACTGCCACTTAGGCTAGCATGAGTGGAACAGACAGGCTGTAGGACGTTATATAAAACATGAAGGCCTGGGAAATTAGTAGCTTGATTACGCAACTCTGAGCTCCTCTTTCAGTAGCTAACCACTATCCTGGATCTGAGAAACATGTCGTGTGGGTTGGCAATCTGTCAGATTACACAATAAAACAACCTGGAATGAGAGATTAACAATTTACAAATACCATTTGGTAGTTTGTTTCAGTTCGCTGAGGTGCCAGATAAGTGGGTTTGGCTCAGTTGTGAAACACGCTGCTTTGCGTAACATGTCAATTTGCAAAGGTTAATTTGCCATTTCTTTCTGATAAACAGCTTGTTTGAGACAAGTGTGTTTACTGTGGAAATCGCCACCCATTCGTGACtccctgcaggttcaaacaaagACTAAGGTTGATTTTCAAGCACTGAGAGCCCTCAGAGAAAGAGACAATGTGTGGCGCCGGAGACCTTGTGAGGAACATATGACCACGTCACGCCCAAAGAACAAAGTAGAGCCGTGGAGAAAATTCACTTTCCAGTcccggaaagaaaaaaaaagtacactaTCATTTCGGGGAGACTAATGGTGTGCAATTACAGCAGGGAGGGATGAAGATAGAGGTGAGGTGGggcgtgggtgagagagagagagatgaatcgATAAAACGTCCAAACGAGCTATTTTCAGGACCGCCGGGCTCTAATCCTGGCTCCTATGTGGAGACGGTTGGACAGATATAGACCATCTTGCGTTGGGCATCTGACACGGTCGGTCTGCCGATCCAGCCGCCGTGTTTGTGTTGAACACCGTTTCCGAGACGCCGCTGTGTACCTTCCCAGTCTCAGCAATGCCCCGGGGTACTCATTAGCTGTGGCCCTGGGGGCCCGAGGGCCCGAGGTGCTTCCTGCTGAGGGTCTAACCACTGTGACAGCGATGGTTAATCACCCGTTTCCCACTGCGGTGTCACAtgtggagagtgagagagagaggaaggacatGTAAACATGCATATGGCATCTGGCATGACGTCCGCATCTCTATCAAGTCCACGTTTGGGGGACTTTAGAGGGACCGTCCTGCCATGATTCCCGCGTGTTTTGTGCTAtgcaaagtaaaaacaaaacaaaacaacaaacccaGTGTTACATTGAGCGTGTGCACCTCTTGAACCACGTGTAGAGTAGTTATTTTGGGGGCTTATACGGCGATGTCTTCCCTCTGCATCCATGTTGGTTCTGACCCATAATGCAACGGCTATGCCCTTAACTAAACTCTGGTCATGTCACCCGTTACGCTCCAACGTCAAATAAACCTTCCATAAAGGGCACTACATTTTTCAACTAAACATTAATTTACCGTGGTGTATTCCAAATAAAATTTTATCAACGTTACCCAATTTAACCACTTATTTATTGCATTTTTAATCGTTTTTTTAACGGCCGAATGAACTCGATAACCATGAATTTATtacaaaaacataaaataaacacCTCAGTCTAATGACTAAACAAACAGGGTGACAGATACATGGATAAATAGATGGTAGGTAGATGTTATTGATTATAAAATCAATACcatcatctaacatctaacatgtacagacacacacatgcacacacacaaaggtagaTGGATCGTTGTATTCTGCGATCACATGTCTGTTAGTGTGACAGATGCATACCTCACAAAGGCTttttacacaaaaaaacaaaacacaatatcTGTGTTAGCATTCACGTAGTTTCATTTTTATATTCGGCTAAAAGTAATTTGGTAGTGGAGACCACAGTTTGATGCAACTCACATTTTCAAAACACATTTCTTGATTGTTACAATACAAAGAAAATGAGTAGAAATGATTCTGGCTGGCAAACAAGGGCTGAAAAGGAAACCACAGTAGAAAAAAAAGACTCTCACTGGAAGAATGTTCATTATGCAAACGACTCACAAGCAGTCTTAAAGGGCCACTGAGTGAATGTAAgtctttgtttttccttttttttttcttctgtgccATCCTGCCTCAATTAGTTCAATTTAAAGTATAAGACATAAAGTCCCAGTTTGAACTAATGTCACCGGCTGGACAACTGACAGACCCTGAAACTGCACAACAATGAAGTAAGGATGAAGTAAAAAGGCAACGGACAGGGCGGACAGATACGCCCATAGTGGTTCATTAGGCACGGTTTGAAACTCAACTGGTCTTGGCTGGAGTCAAACTCTTCACATTAGATACTATGCAAGAGAGAGTCAAAGTCTATGTGAGGTGAAAAGTGTAGGAGAATTAACCACAAAGTGGAAATCAATCTGGTGCACAGGCACCCTCTGTCTTATTTAACTGTGCATTAAGGACCTTGTTAGGATTTGGATTGTAGTTGTATGTGCATACAGTACCAGCTCCTTTCTGCTTTTCCCTGACATACCATGGCTGCTATTTatgatatgcgtgtgtgtgtatatatataatatgagtTACTTACAAAAAAAGCTTCTCACACTCATTCTGTACAGACAGCTGCATATTAACAATAGAAAAATAATCTTTGCATCAAAGTTTGCAGTTATAATACAAAACCTTGGCATATTTCATACCAATAGTATGCAAACTAACTTCTGTCACGTCCAAGATCGATGTTAAAATGGTGAAATGACCGCCATCGTAACATCTACTGTCGGAAATTGTTACTGACACACAAGCTGATTTTCTATAAATAAGACTCCAGTCGATTGAATAACGTTCCAGGGATTATGCAGTGGGGTGAAGATGTCATGGATCACaaatgaaaaaaaaccccacaaacaaaacagagaatacaaaaacagagaaaacagCACAGGCAGCgtgcaaaaaaaaaggaaaaaaaatgatgaGACGACCTTTAGCCGTCACTTGCTCAGCGGAGCGACGGCGGACTCCCCTGAGAGACGTTGAAAAGACACGTGTGGCGTTGAACGCTCGCCGTTCAAAACACCGAGTCCAAATAAATAGAAGAGCATGCACGGACACGAAGAGGAGGAGCAAAATGAGAAAAACCCATCTGATGCAAGTGATCTGTGTTGACACAAGTGATTGATAGCCCGAAGCAGAGACAGATCATGGTCCTGTTAACAGGGCAATAGGCCTTGGCTATTAGAATGATAATGGATTCACACAATGAATTCTCCATCTTGTGGAGATGTATGATAAAATTCAGGTGTTGGTTTCTTTTTCAAATGGATGTGCCAAATACAAAGCAATAGATgtggtagacagacagacggatagaaggGTAGAATTCTTCATATGCTGTCTACTACTAAGATCTGAACATTGGCAGTACTGTTATTGGCAAATCAGCTTAAAAAGTATGTCAGGCAGACCGAGGAGTGTATACCACACTGGTTTCTAATGGATTTTTGAGCGGGTTTCTATGGCTGAAGATGATATTCGCAGTCTACAAACAGATGTCTGCATTTGTGTGACTTTTCTTCAATATTGTGGCATTGACAATTGCTGTCTTACACGAGGCAGACACTTATTGTCTATCCGTGACTGTAAAGTTTATCCAAAAATCAAGGACTCGAACTCAAATGTTTTGTTGTAAACAGTTTTCCTGGATTCATTTCATGTTGTCAGAACATAGGTATATACAGTCTAGATCTGTGATTGGTTGTTGTGGCTGAGTCTTGTGGTGATTTTTAATCCTGGGGACTTGAGACGGACTAAAAAGTCCGTCTCAAGTCCCCATCCAAAAAAACGATGCCATCATTGTAAATCCTCACAATCATTTGCCAGCAAAAGGAGGCTGTCACTCACAGTCCTCCCCGGCGGTGGCTGCCTCCAACGCCGCTAGAGCCTCCGCCACCATCGAGTCCGTGACACTCCGCACTTCCTCCTCCACCTcgttgtccctctcctcctcctcctcatcctcgctCTTGGTCACCGAGATCCCGCTCTCCACGGTGGACACGTCTGGAGTCTTAAGCCCCTGGCGGTCGTCTCTTGTGTCCGctgaggacatgctggtggtgctggtgtggATGTCCCCCGAGAGGATGCTACCTTCATCCCCCGTGTCGCAGGGGTACTCCGGCGTCCCCCCCACGCCCTCATCAATCTCGTCCACCGACAGGCTGTCGCTCCCCGACCTGCCCCCGACGTCGAGCGACGATTCCCAGCTGCTCCTGGTCATCCTCTGCCCTCCGTTGGGGTAGTTGCACATCCCATCCGGGTGGTCGTATGGAGAGGGGCATACGTACTCCTGCGTGTTGGGGTAAATGGGCACCTGGCTGGGCCCTGTTTTCTGCATCATCCACTTTGGCTCGGGAGCTGCCGGCTGGATGATATACAGGCCACCGTCTGCTGGAGGGATGCTCGCCTGCCGATGGAGCTCCCTCTGCGGGACAGCGTGAGCGGCGTGCAGCCGGTTGACCTGGTTGTTGTCCACCTCCAGCTTGAGGGTGCCGTCGTTGGACTTGCTGTAGCCCAGGTTGTGGAAGCCATGCATAGGCTTGTTGTGGCTGCTGGGGGCCTCGCCCGAGACGAGGTGGGGCTGATACAGAGAGCCACCCGAAGAGTCGCTCTTCCTCCCATCTACCGTAATGGTGGGGTCATAGATgtaactgagagagacagacacaaagagagaagATGCTTTCAAACACACATTCTGCTCCCGCATACAGTTTCTATCCATCAGATGTGCGAATAGGgtttgttcacacatgacatgacgGTATcatctgtctcttcactccatgCTCAGGTCTTTGTTTTTCACAGTAAACTACATTATCTTTAACTGTACCACACAGCGGACCATCGATTTCGTCCTCTGCGTGGGCTGAAAGTAGCTCTCTTATTTCTGGGCTGGTCCATTTTCCAGGCATTTTTAAATATGCTTTTACGTTTATCGATTTACGAATGAATCTCCCACCTCAGATGGATGCCTGCTGTGAGCGAGTCGTGAGCGCGGTGCTTGTGATTGGTTCCCTCACTCCAGTAAACGTGTTTTACGTGAGA of Lampris incognitus isolate fLamInc1 chromosome 20, fLamInc1.hap2, whole genome shotgun sequence contains these proteins:
- the zgc:194930 gene encoding uncharacterized protein zgc:194930, whose amino-acid sequence is MYEGLQRSYYSNTEKLLSTAGQMGCKCCRMIKSYIYDPTITVDGRKSDSSGGSLYQPHLVSGEAPSSHNKPMHGFHNLGYSKSNDGTLKLEVDNNQVNRLHAAHAVPQRELHRQASIPPADGGLYIIQPAAPEPKWMMQKTGPSQVPIYPNTQEYVCPSPYDHPDGMCNYPNGGQRMTRSSWESSLDVGGRSGSDSLSVDEIDEGVGGTPEYPCDTGDEGSILSGDIHTSTTSMSSADTRDDRQGLKTPDVSTVESGISVTKSEDEEEEERDNEVEEEVRSVTDSMVAEALAALEAATAGEDCE